Proteins from one Deinococcus sp. AB2017081 genomic window:
- a CDS encoding beta strand repeat-containing protein — translation MNTHSPASGSARTAPSPSLPVTLLTPLLRRFWQGLLILLLGMSGAAQAGTLNLTFSGGTAGLSGGGGACGLIVGSQCRYSNVVQGNPPAALQRDAVITVTSFVGAASLATPFDNDTVAYSTATGTAIAGAHPEVFAPIVVAPDTAGVTSGVLFTIRFYTVGTTTLNPLPGTVFMTSSDTDTNGVVNGLREYIEYRGFSGTGLPGTTNLLTTVTGAGTQYTVKPAAATPNIYSVNGITVDPAYRASARYDNPGQIDFLAGAIQGSDANACDTTVVSPPSGSNACNRLGAYSFQMAESTYTTPVVDVYKSVKLTTDADGSGSITPNDTLTYTLTAVNTGNAAVTNVQLTDTLPTNVTITGVGAQTVKVNGTVTAGARNATYTGLAAANTLLAAAQTLAVGGTISVDIPVTVGVILLPTTLSNQATATGTGISSTNSDNVDTTTAFPPTTTAATGWTAVPAGSVTQTQTATLDPTTATITPVADLAITKTDGVTSVNAGGTTTYTIRVTNNGPGSVTGATLTDAAVTGLNVTTVACSATPGQCTAGTTPTVAQLQAGYPLPTLTSGQFYELTVTGTVTATSGSVANTATIATPSGTTDLTSGNNTATDTDTVTPVADLAISKTGTSTVVEGDTATYTLKVWNQGPSAATGATITDTVPSNLSNVTWSCTASGTAACGTASGSGNAISFASGALPVNTSTGAAGATNAAPTTGDYLTITVTGQSSSTGSFTNTANIAAPAGTTDTYTTNNAGSQTTNVTPPFVTTTPNVCSTLSGNTGLGSNLVTDFNNGTFGVSTSDPTVASTGTKSPAAWPYTAANLPNYTYIQASSTSPNDGFVSLVNRMGSPRIFNVWTSTLTPITVSSSGVASDDSATGRFLLVNGANPGLSVLETTIGGLSPNTNYQLTGLFANVIDNGTTGHILPDVTLYINGNTFFKTGNIPQDMAAKWRTSGFVFNSGTSTSLTFKLVNNVPSGNGNDFAFDQLNLNHCQGNWTNTLSGYLYADLNTSSTFQNPAEPQLPAGVVVDLRYTDANGNPVTVAKTTTGVGADTGKYVFTNVPPPPTGFTYYVHVEDGSLAGEPSTVPAGYTLATPNNAAIPGTPNYTSGTNTGPDFGFSSTLPRLTITKVSQGGVGAFSFSGTNGVVSQTLTTTTAGTGVTGVTRLLTATSTVTTITETPAAGFVLASATCTGLGSGGTATLSGNTLTLDAAATAASSNITCTFTNHRSPVITLQKALSVARLSSTDQFTLNIGAVNVTTTGTGTSVTSAAATLNPAVAGTTYTISETAAGTTVLGNYTTTYACTNTLAGGQTPSGTGTSFTLTPAPGDNLSCTFTNGRTVDVSIAKAGPASAVAGTTVTYTLTLNNAGPNPADGVTFADDLPNVLTGATATCQNATGGVSGCTASINGSGDLSGSVTTFPSGGSVQIVITASIPAGATASLSNTATATVPAGVVDSNTANNTSSTVTTTLTRTTDLSITKTDGVTTFRAGVTLTYTVVVSNAGPSNASAVTVSDPLPSGIPAGSMTYSAAVSGGATTLVSGTQTGALSDTVAVPVGGTVTYTVTVVVPMTYTGTTVVNTATVTAPGGTTDPGTGNNTATDTDARETPTANPDTTGTNPLTPVTFNVTGNDTGPADPATVDLDPATAGQQTTFTDPGKGSYTVDASGNVTFTPAPGFVLGSSTISYTVKDLAGLTSTAATITVSVPAAADLSIGKAGPAFARPGDAITYTITVTNTTAAAAAAYTVTDTLATGLAFVSASNGGTYDGGTRTVTWPLISLAGSAQQLLTLDVTAPTDPQVRSGTTTVQNTATATLTGDPNPANNTSAAVTTRMILTQLTKLVRNTSEPSSVFGTSGGGKPGQVLEYCLEARNLGGADLGTVANGYRVRDTLPTNVDALLTAYDADEPSVDTGYGVRITRGTAPATYLKSDTATLSATTLDVNLGILAAGETVTACFQATIR, via the coding sequence GTGAACACCCACTCCCCGGCATCCGGATCAGCCCGAACTGCACCTTCACCTTCACTCCCCGTCACTCTGCTCACGCCGCTGCTGCGCCGCTTCTGGCAGGGACTGCTGATCCTGCTGCTCGGCATGAGCGGCGCCGCCCAGGCCGGCACGCTGAACCTGACATTCAGCGGCGGAACCGCCGGTCTGTCCGGCGGCGGCGGCGCGTGCGGCCTGATCGTCGGCAGCCAGTGCCGGTACAGCAACGTGGTGCAGGGCAACCCGCCCGCCGCGCTTCAGCGGGACGCGGTCATCACGGTAACCAGTTTCGTCGGCGCCGCCTCCCTGGCCACTCCCTTCGACAACGACACGGTGGCCTACTCAACGGCAACTGGCACTGCCATTGCCGGAGCCCACCCGGAAGTGTTCGCGCCCATCGTGGTGGCACCGGACACCGCCGGCGTCACGTCGGGCGTGCTGTTCACCATCAGGTTCTACACCGTGGGCACGACCACCCTGAATCCCCTGCCCGGCACGGTCTTCATGACCAGTTCCGACACGGACACCAACGGCGTGGTCAACGGCCTGCGGGAGTACATCGAATACCGGGGCTTCAGCGGCACGGGCCTGCCCGGCACCACCAACCTCCTGACGACCGTGACGGGAGCAGGAACCCAGTACACGGTCAAACCCGCAGCAGCCACACCCAATATCTACTCCGTCAACGGCATCACCGTCGATCCCGCGTACCGGGCCAGCGCCCGCTACGACAATCCCGGGCAAATCGACTTCCTGGCGGGCGCCATTCAGGGTTCAGACGCCAACGCCTGTGACACAACAGTAGTGTCGCCGCCAAGTGGATCCAATGCCTGCAACCGCCTCGGGGCCTACAGCTTCCAGATGGCAGAGTCGACGTACACCACCCCCGTCGTCGACGTGTACAAGTCCGTGAAGCTCACCACGGACGCCGACGGCTCGGGCAGCATCACCCCGAACGACACGCTGACGTACACGCTGACCGCCGTGAACACCGGCAACGCGGCCGTCACGAACGTCCAGCTGACCGACACGCTGCCCACCAACGTGACGATCACCGGCGTGGGCGCGCAGACCGTGAAGGTCAACGGCACCGTCACGGCGGGGGCCAGAAACGCGACCTACACCGGTCTTGCGGCCGCGAATACCCTGCTGGCAGCGGCACAGACCCTCGCCGTCGGCGGCACCATCAGCGTGGACATTCCCGTGACGGTCGGCGTAATCCTGCTCCCGACCACCCTGAGTAATCAGGCCACCGCGACCGGCACCGGTATCAGCAGCACCAACAGCGACAACGTCGATACCACGACCGCCTTCCCGCCCACCACGACCGCTGCGACCGGGTGGACGGCCGTGCCGGCGGGCAGCGTGACCCAGACGCAGACCGCGACTCTGGATCCCACGACGGCCACCATCACGCCCGTCGCCGATCTGGCGATCACGAAAACAGACGGCGTGACCAGCGTGAATGCCGGTGGCACCACCACGTACACCATCCGTGTCACGAACAACGGCCCCGGCAGCGTGACCGGCGCCACCCTCACTGACGCGGCCGTCACGGGCCTGAACGTCACCACCGTCGCGTGCTCGGCCACGCCCGGCCAGTGCACCGCCGGCACCACCCCCACCGTCGCCCAGCTCCAGGCCGGCTACCCCCTGCCCACCCTGACCAGCGGTCAGTTCTACGAATTGACCGTCACGGGCACCGTCACCGCCACCAGCGGCAGTGTCGCCAACACCGCCACCATCGCCACCCCCAGCGGCACCACGGACCTCACCTCCGGCAACAACACCGCCACCGACACCGACACGGTCACGCCGGTCGCCGACCTGGCGATCTCCAAGACCGGTACCAGTACCGTCGTGGAGGGCGATACGGCCACCTACACGCTGAAGGTCTGGAACCAGGGGCCGAGTGCCGCGACCGGAGCGACGATCACGGACACAGTGCCCAGCAACCTGTCGAACGTCACCTGGAGTTGCACGGCCAGCGGCACGGCTGCGTGTGGAACGGCCAGCGGCAGCGGCAATGCCATCAGTTTCGCCAGCGGTGCCCTGCCGGTGAACACCAGCACCGGCGCGGCCGGCGCGACCAACGCCGCACCCACGACTGGGGATTACCTGACGATCACAGTGACCGGCCAGTCGTCGAGCACCGGCAGCTTCACGAACACGGCGAATATCGCGGCACCTGCCGGCACGACCGACACCTATACGACGAACAACGCCGGCTCGCAGACCACCAATGTGACTCCGCCCTTCGTGACCACCACGCCAAACGTCTGTTCTACCCTGAGCGGCAACACCGGACTGGGCAGCAACCTGGTCACGGATTTCAACAATGGAACATTCGGTGTCAGTACCAGTGATCCCACGGTGGCCTCCACCGGCACGAAATCGCCTGCGGCATGGCCGTACACGGCGGCCAACCTGCCCAACTACACCTACATCCAGGCCAGCTCGACCAGCCCGAATGACGGCTTCGTGTCCCTGGTCAACCGGATGGGCAGCCCCAGAATCTTCAACGTCTGGACCTCGACCCTGACGCCCATCACCGTGAGTAGCAGCGGCGTGGCCTCGGACGACTCGGCCACCGGACGGTTCCTGCTGGTCAACGGCGCGAATCCAGGTCTCTCGGTGCTGGAGACGACCATCGGCGGGTTGAGTCCCAACACCAACTACCAGCTGACCGGACTGTTTGCCAACGTCATCGACAACGGGACCACCGGACACATCCTTCCGGATGTGACGCTCTATATCAACGGCAACACCTTCTTCAAGACGGGCAACATTCCCCAGGACATGGCCGCGAAATGGCGCACCTCGGGCTTCGTCTTCAACTCGGGCACCTCGACCTCTCTGACCTTCAAGCTGGTGAACAACGTGCCGTCCGGGAACGGCAATGACTTCGCCTTCGACCAGCTGAACCTGAACCACTGCCAGGGCAACTGGACGAACACCCTGAGCGGCTACCTGTACGCCGATCTGAACACCAGCAGCACCTTCCAGAACCCTGCCGAGCCGCAGCTGCCGGCCGGCGTGGTGGTCGACCTGCGCTACACCGACGCCAACGGCAATCCAGTCACGGTCGCCAAGACCACCACGGGCGTGGGGGCCGACACCGGCAAGTACGTGTTCACAAACGTGCCGCCGCCCCCGACGGGCTTCACGTACTACGTCCATGTCGAGGACGGCTCGCTGGCCGGTGAGCCGAGCACCGTGCCGGCCGGCTATACCCTGGCCACACCGAACAACGCCGCGATTCCCGGAACCCCGAACTACACCAGCGGCACGAACACCGGCCCGGACTTCGGCTTCTCCAGCACCCTGCCGCGCCTGACGATCACGAAGGTCTCGCAGGGCGGCGTGGGCGCGTTCAGCTTCTCGGGCACGAACGGCGTGGTCAGCCAGACCCTGACCACCACCACGGCCGGCACCGGCGTGACCGGAGTGACCCGGCTGCTCACGGCCACCTCGACCGTCACGACCATCACCGAGACCCCGGCAGCAGGCTTCGTGCTCGCATCGGCCACCTGTACCGGCCTGGGCAGCGGCGGCACCGCGACCCTGAGCGGAAATACCCTGACCCTGGACGCGGCGGCCACGGCGGCCAGCTCGAACATCACCTGCACCTTCACCAACCACCGGTCGCCGGTCATCACGCTGCAGAAGGCCCTGAGCGTGGCGCGGCTGTCCAGCACCGATCAGTTCACGCTGAACATCGGCGCGGTGAACGTCACGACCACCGGCACCGGCACCAGCGTGACCAGCGCGGCCGCGACCCTGAATCCGGCGGTCGCCGGCACGACCTACACCATCTCCGAGACGGCCGCCGGCACGACGGTGCTGGGGAACTACACCACCACCTACGCCTGCACGAACACCCTGGCCGGCGGCCAGACTCCCAGCGGCACCGGCACGAGCTTCACGCTGACGCCGGCCCCCGGCGACAACCTGAGCTGCACCTTCACCAACGGCCGGACCGTGGACGTGAGCATCGCCAAGGCTGGCCCCGCCAGCGCGGTTGCCGGCACCACCGTCACCTACACCCTGACCCTGAACAACGCCGGCCCGAACCCCGCCGACGGCGTGACCTTCGCCGATGACCTCCCGAACGTCCTGACGGGCGCCACGGCCACCTGTCAGAACGCCACGGGCGGCGTGAGCGGCTGCACGGCCAGCATCAACGGTTCGGGCGACCTGAGCGGTTCGGTCACGACCTTCCCCAGCGGCGGCAGTGTACAGATCGTGATCACGGCGAGTATCCCGGCCGGGGCCACAGCCAGCCTGTCGAACACCGCCACGGCGACCGTCCCGGCCGGTGTGGTGGACTCGAACACCGCCAACAACACCAGCAGCACCGTGACCACCACCCTGACCCGAACCACGGACCTGTCCATCACCAAGACCGACGGTGTCACGACCTTCCGGGCCGGCGTCACCCTGACCTACACGGTCGTCGTCAGCAACGCTGGCCCCTCCAACGCCAGCGCGGTCACGGTCAGCGATCCCCTGCCCAGCGGGATTCCCGCCGGCAGCATGACCTACTCTGCTGCGGTCAGCGGCGGCGCGACCACCTTGGTGAGCGGCACGCAGACCGGCGCCCTGAGCGACACCGTGGCGGTTCCGGTGGGCGGTACGGTCACGTACACGGTCACGGTCGTGGTGCCCATGACGTACACGGGAACCACCGTGGTCAACACCGCGACCGTGACCGCGCCGGGCGGCACCACCGATCCGGGCACCGGCAACAACACGGCGACCGACACCGACGCGCGTGAAACCCCCACCGCCAACCCCGACACGACAGGCACCAACCCGCTCACGCCCGTGACCTTCAACGTCACCGGGAACGACACCGGCCCGGCCGATCCGGCCACCGTCGACCTCGACCCGGCCACGGCCGGCCAGCAGACCACCTTCACGGATCCCGGCAAGGGCAGCTACACCGTCGATGCCAGCGGCAACGTGACCTTTACTCCCGCCCCCGGCTTCGTCCTGGGCAGCAGCACCATCTCCTACACCGTGAAGGATCTGGCGGGCCTGACCAGCACCGCGGCCACCATCACCGTGAGCGTGCCCGCCGCCGCCGACCTGTCGATCGGCAAGGCCGGCCCGGCGTTCGCCAGACCGGGAGACGCCATCACGTACACCATCACGGTGACGAATACGACCGCCGCCGCCGCCGCCGCATACACCGTGACCGATACCCTGGCCACCGGCCTGGCCTTCGTGTCGGCCAGCAACGGCGGCACCTACGACGGCGGCACACGCACCGTGACGTGGCCCCTGATCTCGCTGGCGGGCAGCGCCCAGCAGCTCCTGACGCTGGACGTGACGGCGCCCACCGACCCGCAGGTGCGCAGCGGAACCACCACCGTCCAGAACACCGCCACCGCCACGCTGACGGGCGACCCCAACCCTGCGAACAACACCTCGGCCGCCGTGACGACCCGCATGATCCTCACGCAGCTGACCAAACTGGTCCGCAACACCAGTGAGCCCAGCTCGGTCTTCGGCACGAGCGGCGGCGGGAAACCCGGACAGGTGCTCGAATACTGCCTGGAAGCCCGGAACCTGGGCGGCGCGGATCTGGGCACGGTCGCCAACGGCTACCGGGTGCGGGACACCCTGCCCACGAACGTCGATGCCCTGCTCACCGCATACGACGCCGACGAACCCAGCGTGGACACCGGCTATGGCGTCAGGATCACGCGCGGCACGGCCCCCGCCACCTACCTCAAGAGCGACACCGCCACCCTGAGCGCGACCACCCTGGACGTGAACCTGGGCATCCTGGCCGCCGGTGAGACCGTGACCGCGTGTTTCCAGGCGACCATCCGGTAG
- the pnp gene encoding polyribonucleotide nucleotidyltransferase has protein sequence MIGKTYTTMLGDKELSIETGKLAKLVAGSVTVRYGDTMLLVTAQAREERSTLDFLPLTVEFEERHYAVGKIPGSFHRREGRPGEKAILGARITDRQIRPLFPKGYRQETQVIITVISADQQNLPDVLGPIGASAALSISDIPWNGPTACVRVAQIGGEYVINPTVEQLSRSTMDLVVAGTKDAVMMVEAGAHSVPEEDLVGAIEFAHAGMQGVISLIETMKAELGQEKFNFLALEGSDLSTDLVPELAEKAHAGGLKDALLTAGKKDRSARTKALRDGIIAGYEPDPDAEGAKERITALKNAFYKVEKQELRRLILEDDLRADGRNSRTVRPIWIEARPLPRAHGSAIFTRGETQVLGVATLGTERDELLVDDLTTEDNDRFLLHYNFPPYSTGEVKRMGGQSRREIGHGNLAKRAIRAVLPPFEEFPYVIRLVGEVLESNGSSSMATVCAGTLALMDAGVPITAPVAGVAMGLVMEGEKYRVLTDILGSEDALGDMDFKVCGTAQGVTALQMDIKVGGITPQIMREALAQARDGRLHILGKMAEVLAAPRPELSPTAPRIVSIRINPELIGKVIGPGGKQIRELEAMGAQVTVEEDGTVRIFSASGEAANAVRAKIESITREAKAGEEFDGTVVKTTPFGAFINLYPGQDGMLHISQMSEQRVNAVEDVLNVGDKLRVKIAGIDDRGKIDLIRPELEGKIAPREPRAPRPGGDRGGRPPRRD, from the coding sequence ATGATTGGAAAAACGTACACGACGATGCTCGGGGACAAGGAACTGAGCATCGAGACCGGCAAGCTGGCCAAGCTGGTCGCCGGCAGCGTGACCGTGCGCTACGGCGACACCATGCTGCTGGTCACCGCCCAGGCCCGCGAGGAGCGCTCCACGCTGGACTTCCTGCCGCTGACCGTGGAATTCGAGGAACGCCACTACGCCGTGGGCAAGATCCCCGGCAGCTTCCACCGCCGCGAGGGCCGCCCCGGCGAGAAGGCCATCCTGGGCGCGCGCATCACGGACCGGCAGATCCGGCCGCTGTTCCCGAAGGGCTACCGCCAGGAGACGCAGGTCATCATCACGGTCATCAGCGCCGACCAGCAGAACCTGCCGGACGTGCTGGGGCCGATCGGGGCGTCGGCGGCGCTGTCGATCAGTGACATTCCGTGGAACGGCCCGACCGCGTGCGTGCGCGTGGCGCAGATCGGCGGCGAGTACGTGATCAACCCGACCGTCGAGCAGCTCTCGCGCAGCACCATGGATCTGGTCGTGGCCGGCACGAAGGACGCCGTGATGATGGTCGAGGCTGGCGCGCACAGCGTCCCGGAGGAGGATCTGGTCGGGGCGATCGAGTTCGCGCACGCGGGCATGCAGGGCGTGATCTCGCTGATCGAGACCATGAAGGCCGAACTGGGGCAGGAGAAGTTCAACTTCCTGGCCCTGGAGGGCAGCGACCTGAGCACGGACCTCGTGCCCGAACTGGCCGAGAAGGCGCACGCGGGCGGCCTGAAGGACGCGCTGCTGACGGCCGGCAAGAAAGACCGTTCGGCCCGCACCAAGGCCCTGCGCGACGGGATCATCGCCGGATACGAGCCGGATCCCGACGCCGAGGGGGCCAAGGAGCGCATCACGGCGCTGAAGAATGCGTTCTACAAGGTCGAGAAGCAGGAACTGCGCCGCCTGATCCTGGAAGACGACCTGCGGGCCGACGGCCGCAACTCGCGCACGGTGCGGCCCATCTGGATCGAGGCGCGGCCCCTGCCGCGTGCCCACGGCAGCGCCATCTTCACGCGCGGCGAGACGCAGGTGCTGGGGGTGGCGACCCTGGGCACCGAACGCGACGAGCTGCTGGTGGACGACCTGACCACCGAGGACAACGACCGCTTCCTGCTGCACTACAACTTCCCGCCGTACTCCACGGGCGAGGTCAAGCGCATGGGCGGGCAGTCCCGCCGCGAGATCGGGCACGGGAACCTCGCCAAGCGGGCCATCCGCGCCGTGCTGCCGCCCTTCGAGGAGTTCCCGTATGTGATCCGCCTCGTGGGCGAGGTGCTGGAATCGAACGGCAGCAGCTCCATGGCGACCGTGTGTGCCGGCACCCTGGCCCTGATGGACGCCGGCGTGCCGATCACGGCCCCGGTGGCCGGCGTGGCGATGGGTCTGGTCATGGAGGGCGAGAAGTACCGCGTGCTGACCGACATCCTGGGTTCCGAGGACGCGCTGGGCGACATGGACTTCAAGGTGTGCGGCACCGCCCAGGGCGTCACGGCGCTCCAGATGGACATCAAGGTCGGCGGCATCACCCCGCAGATCATGCGCGAGGCGCTGGCGCAGGCCCGCGATGGCCGTCTGCACATCCTGGGCAAGATGGCCGAGGTGCTCGCCGCGCCGCGCCCGGAGCTGTCGCCCACCGCGCCGCGCATCGTGAGTATCAGGATCAACCCCGAGCTGATCGGCAAGGTCATCGGGCCGGGCGGCAAGCAGATCCGCGAGCTGGAGGCCATGGGGGCGCAGGTCACGGTCGAGGAGGACGGCACCGTGCGGATCTTCAGCGCCAGCGGCGAGGCCGCGAACGCGGTGCGGGCGAAGATCGAGAGCATCACCCGCGAGGCGAAGGCCGGCGAGGAATTCGACGGCACGGTCGTGAAGACCACGCCGTTCGGGGCCTTCATCAACCTGTACCCCGGCCAGGACGGCATGCTGCACATCTCGCAGATGTCCGAGCAGCGCGTGAACGCGGTCGAGGACGTCCTGAACGTGGGCGACAAGCTGCGCGTCAAGATCGCCGGGATCGACGACCGGGGCAAGATCGACCTGATCCGCCCCGAGCTGGAGGGCAAGATCGCCCCGCGTGAGCCGCGTGCCCCGCGTCCCGGTGGCGACCGGGGTGGACGTCCGCCCCGCCGCGACTGA
- the dkgB gene encoding 2,5-didehydrogluconate reductase DkgB, with protein MAVPNFGLGTFRLKDDVVKDSVRNALELGYRAIDTAQGYGNEGEIGEVIAQSGVPRSDLYITTKIKPDNYSRDKLVASLRESVEKLGVDQVDLTLIHWPAPNGPVPAEEYLTALADAQQQGLTREIGVSNFTVALLQNAKKILGDTPIATNQVEIHPYLQNRTLADYARAEGLHLTSYMTLAVGKVLDDRVMQAIAQAHGATPAQVALAWALQQGYSVIPSSTKRENLESNLKALDLILSDDDMAQIATLDRGGAERIANPASVAPDWD; from the coding sequence ATGGCAGTTCCTAATTTTGGTCTGGGCACGTTCCGCCTGAAAGACGATGTAGTGAAGGACTCGGTACGCAACGCCCTGGAGCTGGGCTACCGCGCCATCGACACCGCGCAGGGGTACGGCAACGAGGGTGAGATCGGCGAGGTGATCGCGCAGAGCGGCGTGCCGCGCAGCGACCTGTACATCACCACCAAGATCAAGCCCGACAACTACAGCAGGGACAAGCTGGTCGCCAGCCTGCGCGAGAGCGTGGAGAAGCTGGGCGTGGATCAGGTCGACTTGACGCTGATCCACTGGCCTGCACCGAACGGCCCGGTGCCCGCCGAGGAATACCTGACCGCCCTGGCCGACGCCCAGCAGCAGGGCCTGACCCGCGAGATCGGCGTGTCGAACTTCACGGTGGCGCTGCTCCAGAACGCGAAGAAGATCCTGGGCGACACGCCCATCGCCACCAATCAGGTCGAGATCCACCCGTACCTGCAAAACCGCACACTGGCCGACTATGCGCGCGCCGAGGGCCTGCACCTGACCTCGTACATGACGCTGGCGGTGGGCAAGGTGCTGGACGATCGGGTGATGCAGGCCATCGCGCAGGCCCACGGGGCCACGCCCGCACAGGTGGCGCTCGCGTGGGCGCTGCAGCAGGGCTACTCGGTGATTCCGTCGAGCACCAAACGGGAGAATCTGGAGAGCAACCTGAAGGCCCTCGACCTCATCCTGTCCGACGACGACATGGCGCAGATCGCCACGCTGGACAGGGGCGGCGCGGAGCGCATCGCCAACCCGGCGAGTGTCGCGCCCGACTGGGACTGA
- a CDS encoding M4 family metallopeptidase codes for MKPSSRIALAAVLSVSLFAACGQQPATSGPLTAQGGSGKPATGQATAAARVFLPNPLQTTGNQSLSDQKDSAAAVPVSAYHRVTLTHLDGSGYLSGDYAKVVSETGTPVYGTGPFDFTRDQDQFEQVMAYYWVTEAQKYLQSLGFGSELPAVNKRQQQLKVSQYGLDNSYQRDKPDYIRLGKGGVDDAEDGEVIVHEYGHAVHAAQVPGFGASVEAGAIGEAFGDYLAMTVGHAVATAHGVTSRAPLACIMDWDATSYTATTPHCLRRIDSQKMYPQDAVGQVHADGMIWSRALWDIWNALGARTADRIIINAQFRFAPDTSFAAAAQHTVDTAQSMYGAGAAATVKQAFVARGILD; via the coding sequence ATGAAACCCAGCTCCCGGATCGCCCTGGCCGCCGTCCTCAGCGTGTCCCTGTTCGCCGCGTGCGGGCAGCAGCCGGCCACGTCTGGCCCCCTGACCGCGCAGGGCGGCAGCGGCAAGCCGGCCACCGGGCAGGCCACCGCCGCCGCACGGGTCTTCCTGCCCAACCCCCTCCAGACGACCGGCAACCAGTCACTGAGCGACCAGAAGGACAGTGCGGCGGCGGTGCCGGTCAGCGCGTACCACCGCGTCACCCTGACGCATCTGGACGGCAGCGGGTACCTCAGCGGCGACTACGCGAAAGTCGTCAGCGAGACGGGCACGCCGGTCTATGGCACCGGCCCCTTCGACTTCACCCGCGATCAGGATCAGTTCGAGCAGGTCATGGCCTACTACTGGGTCACGGAGGCGCAGAAGTACCTCCAGTCGCTGGGGTTCGGCTCCGAGCTGCCAGCCGTCAATAAGCGTCAGCAGCAGCTCAAGGTCAGCCAGTACGGCCTGGACAACTCGTACCAGCGCGACAAACCCGATTACATCCGCCTGGGCAAGGGCGGGGTGGACGACGCCGAGGACGGCGAGGTCATCGTGCACGAGTACGGCCACGCGGTACACGCCGCGCAGGTGCCGGGTTTCGGGGCCAGCGTGGAGGCCGGCGCGATCGGGGAAGCCTTCGGGGATTACCTGGCGATGACGGTCGGGCACGCGGTCGCCACGGCGCACGGGGTGACCAGCCGCGCTCCGCTGGCGTGCATCATGGACTGGGACGCCACCAGCTACACGGCCACCACGCCGCACTGCCTGCGCCGCATCGACAGCCAGAAGATGTACCCGCAGGACGCCGTGGGACAGGTACACGCCGACGGCATGATCTGGTCGCGTGCCCTGTGGGACATCTGGAACGCTCTGGGGGCCCGGACGGCCGACCGGATCATCATCAATGCCCAGTTCCGGTTCGCGCCCGACACCAGCTTCGCCGCCGCCGCGCAGCACACGGTGGACACCGCGCAGAGCATGTACGGCGCAGGCGCAGCGGCGACCGTGAAACAGGCCTTCGTGGCCCGCGGCATTCTGGACTGA
- a CDS encoding phosphotransferase family protein: MTRARDLVRQHWPDEVVVATQALTGGVSARVTAVTLRRVDGTDWRVVVREYGPRDLAATPDVAAQEFALLTFLHGQGLPVPQPLAHTPGMLIQTFLDGRSGAEVEVDPEQLARFLARLHGLVPGTLALPILPDVSPQTGPPDDSLSESRIRAALASHPPLPGRTAVLHADLWPGNTLWHSGTLSAVLDWEDAALGDPLADVGNTRLELLFFQGEAAMQTFTAGYATRTGLDLTDLPAWDLRAALRPCGKLHTWGLEPAQERTMRERHAAFVTEAVARLALT, from the coding sequence GTGACCCGCGCCCGCGACCTCGTTCGGCAGCACTGGCCGGACGAGGTCGTCGTGGCCACACAGGCTCTGACCGGCGGCGTGTCGGCGCGGGTCACGGCCGTCACGCTGCGCCGGGTGGACGGCACCGATTGGCGGGTGGTCGTGCGCGAATACGGGCCACGCGACCTCGCCGCGACGCCGGATGTGGCCGCACAGGAATTCGCGCTGCTGACGTTCCTGCACGGCCAAGGCCTGCCGGTGCCGCAGCCGCTGGCCCACACGCCCGGCATGCTGATCCAGACCTTTCTGGACGGGCGCAGCGGGGCCGAGGTCGAGGTCGATCCCGAGCAGCTCGCCCGGTTTCTGGCCCGGCTGCACGGGCTGGTTCCGGGCACCCTCGCGCTGCCGATCCTGCCGGACGTTTCCCCACAGACCGGCCCTCCGGACGACTCTCTCTCGGAGTCGCGGATCCGGGCCGCGCTGGCGTCACACCCGCCACTACCCGGCCGGACGGCTGTACTGCACGCGGATCTGTGGCCCGGCAACACCCTGTGGCACTCCGGGACGCTGAGCGCCGTGCTCGACTGGGAGGATGCCGCGCTGGGCGACCCCCTGGCCGATGTGGGCAACACGCGGCTGGAACTGCTGTTCTTTCAGGGTGAGGCGGCCATGCAGACCTTTACTGCCGGATACGCGACCCGCACCGGTCTTGACCTGACCGACCTCCCTGCCTGGGATCTGCGGGCCGCGCTGCGCCCCTGCGGGAAGCTGCACACCTGGGGCCTGGAGCCCGCGCAGGAGCGGACGATGCGGGAACGGCACGCGGCGTTCGTCACGGAGGCGGTCGCCCGACTGGCCCTGACCTGA